One stretch of Indicator indicator isolate 239-I01 unplaced genomic scaffold, UM_Iind_1.1 iindUn_scaffold_136, whole genome shotgun sequence DNA includes these proteins:
- the USB1 gene encoding U6 snRNA phosphodiesterase 1, with product MRAALVGYSSSEEEEEDEEHRSGGAQCPPEASGGRPRLPVPAGLPGDPGPEEMVSDDSSRHGGRVRSFPHERGNWATHVYLPYRAREEFLELLELLVSHARTHVSSLAAMEEFHLSLSQCVVLRYHWIDPFVRRLKERLAAFHRFFCVADQVKVYTNENKT from the exons ATGAGGGCCGCGCTAGTAGGGTACAGCAGCtcggaggaggaggaagaggacgAGGAGCACCGGAGCGGCGGCGCGCAGTGTCCCCCCGAGGCCAG CGGCGGCCGCCCTCGCCTGCCCGTCCCCGCCGGGCTGCCGGGCGATCCGGGACCGGAGGAGATGGTCAGCGACGACAGCTCTCGGCACGGTGGCCGCGTCCGCAGCTTCCCCCACGAGCGGGGCAACTGGGCCACGCACGTGTACCTGCCCT ACAGGGCCCGGGAGGaattcctggagctgctggagctgctggtctCCCACGCTCGCACCCACGTCTCCTCGCTGGCTGCCATGGAGGAGTTCCACCTCAGCCTCTCGCAGTGCGTGGTGCTGCGCTACCACTGGATAGACCCTTTCGTCCGCCGCCTCAAGGAGCGCCTGGCTGCCTTCCACAG gtTTTTCTGTGTGGCTGACCAAGTGAAGGTTTACaccaatgaaaacaaaaccag
- the ZNF319 gene encoding zinc finger protein 319, with translation MSESWQQPQQQPQQQQPPPQPQQQHHAGATPLPEHSIPPSAADNPLGCAVYGILLQPDPGLQQHHQHSTSSSSSLQAGEPSPKCGVCGHDLAHLSNPHEHQCLPAHDRSFQCTQCLKIFHQATDLLEHQCIQVEQKPFVCGVCKMGFSLLTSLAQHHNVHNGNAIKCSICEKTYKPPEAEQPQPLDPSEKPYSCSICQKTFKHLSELSRHERVHTGEKPYKCTLCEKSFSQSSHLVHHKRTHSSERPYKCTVCEKTFKHRSHLVRHMYAHSGEPLFKCDACELHFKESSQLLQHPCTPSGERPFRCGECQKAFKRPSDLRQHERTHSEERPFKCDLCQMSFKQQYALMRHRRTHKAEEPFKCNLCEKAFAQPSHLLYHQHVHGIENLFKCNACQKGFDQSSELLRHKCAPGAAERPFKCAACSKAYKRASALQRHQLAHCAEKPLKCTLCERRFFSSSEFVQHRCDPAREKPLKCPDCQKRFKYASDLQRHRRVHTGEKPYKCPSCEKAFKQREHLNKHHGVHAREQQYKCMWCGERFLDLGLLQEHSVQHTADGAYQVAACLP, from the coding sequence ATGTCagaaagctggcagcagccacagcagcaaccacagcagcagcagccgccgCCGCAGCCGCAACAGCAACACCACGCGGGGGCAACTCCCCTCCCGGAGCACTCCATCCCCCCCAGCGCCGCCGACAACCCCTTGGGCTGCGCTGTCTACGGCATCCTGCTGCAGCCGGACCCcggcctgcagcagcaccaccagcactccacctcctcctcctcctccctccaggcCGGAGAGCCCTCCCCTAAATGCGGGGTGTGCGGCCACGACCTCGCCCACCTCTCCAACCCCCACGAGCACCAGTGCTTGCCGGCTCATGACCGCTCCTTCCAGTGCACCCAGTGCCTGAAGATCTTCCACCAGGCCACCGACCTGCTGGAGCAccagtgcatccaggtggagcAGAAGCCCTTCGTCTGCGGCGTCTGCAAGATGGGCTTCTCCCTGCTGACCTCCCTGGCGCAGCACCACAACGTCCACAACGGCAACGCCATCAAGTGCTCCATCTGCGAGAAGACCTACAAGCCCCCCGAGGCCGAGCAACCCCAGCCCCTGGACCCCTCGGAGAAACCTTACAGCTGCTCCATCTGCCAGAAGACCTTCAAGCACCTGTCGGAGCTGTCCCGCCACGAGCGCGTCCACACGGGCGAGAAGCCTTACAAGTGCACCCTGTGCGAGAAGAGCTTCAGCCAGTCCTCCCACCTGGTGCACCACAAGCGGACCCACAGCTCGGAGCGGCCCTACAAGTGCACGGTGTGCGAGAAGACCTTCAAGCACCGCTCCCACCTGGTGCGCCACATGTACGCCCACTCGGGCGAGCCCCTCTTCAAGTGCGACGCCTGCGAGCTGCACTTCAAGGAGtcctcccagctgctccagcacccctgcACCCCCAGCGGGGAGCGGCCATTCCGCTGCGGCGAGTGCCAGAAGGCCTTCAAGCGGCCCTCGGACCTGCGGCAGCACGAGCGGACCCACAGCGAGGAGCGGCCCTTCAAGTGCGACCTGTGCCAGATGAGCTTCAAGCAGCAGTACGCCCTCATGCGCCACCGCCGCACCCACAAGGCTGAGGAGCCCTTCAAGTGCAACCTCTGCGAGAAGGCCTTCGCCCAGCCCTCCCACCTGCTCTACCACCAGCACGTCCACGGCATTGAGAACCTCTTCAAGTGCAACGCCTGCCAGAAGGGCTTCGACCAGTCCTCGGAGCTGCTGCGCCACAAGTGCGCCCCGGGCGCCGCCGAGCGCCCCTTCAAGTGCGCCGCCTGCAGCAAGGCCTACAAGAGGGCCTCGGCCCTGCAGCGCCACCAGCTGGCCCACTGTGCCGAGAAGCCCCTCAAGTGCACCCTCTGCGAGAGAcgcttcttctcctcctccgaGTTCGTGCAGCACCGCTGTGACCCGGCCCGTGAGAAGCCCCTCAAGTGCCCCGACTGCCAGAAGCGCTTCAAGTACGCCTCGGACCTGCAGCGCCACCGGCGCGTCCACACGGGCGAGAAGCCCTACAAGTGCCCCTCCTGCGAGAAGGCCTTCAAGCAGCGCGAGCACCTCAACAAGCACCACGGGGTGCACGCCCGCGAGCAGCAGTACAAGTGCATGTGGTGCGGGGAGCGCTTCCTGGACTTgggcctgctgcaggagcacagcgTCCAGCACACGGCCGACGGCGCCTACCAGGTGGCCGCCTGCTTGCCCTga